A region of the Zymomonas mobilis subsp. mobilis ATCC 10988 genome:
AACACCTGCGGCTCCAGCGCGTTTGAAGCAGGTTAGGGTTTCTAGAACGGCCTTATCTTTGTCGAGCATACCGGCTGCAAAGGCGGCTTCTAACATCGCATATTCACCAGAGACCTGATAGGCAAAGACCGGCAATTTAAAGCTTTCTTTTACGCGATATAACACATCGAGATAAGGAAGGCCGGGTTTGACCATGACGCTGTCTGCGCCTTCTGCGATATCCATAGCGACTTCGCGCAAGGCTTCATCACTATTAGCCGGATCCATTTGGTAGGTCTTCTTGTCGGCTTTGAAAATACCAGCCGAACCGACCGCATCACGGAAGGGATTATAAAAAACGCTCGCATATTTAGCGGCATAGGACATGATCTGGACATTGCGATGGCCTTCGCTTTCCAGCATGTCGCGGATAGCGGCAACCCGTCCATCCATCATATCGGAAGGGGCAATAATGTCGGCACCGGCTTCGGCCTGAACCCGAGCCTGTTTAATCAGTAATTCTTTGGTTTCGTCATTCAGAACATAGCCCTGCGCATCAATAACGCCGTCGTGACCATGGCTGGTATAAGGATCCAAGGCGACATCGGTTAACAAGCCGATATCGGGAACCGCGTCTTTGATGGCGCGAATAGCCTGACACATCAGATTATCAGCATTCCATGCTTCCCGACCGTCCTCGCTGCGTTTGGCGATATCGGTATTCGGGAATAAGGCCAGACAAGGGATGCCGAGGCTGTGCGCTAATTTGGCTTGTTCAACAATCAGATCAACAGACCAGCGGAAAACGCCGGGCATAGATTGAACGGCCTCTTTCACGCCTTTCCCACCCGTCACAAATAACGGCCAGATAAAGTCGGCAGGGGTCAAGACATTTTCGGAATGCATGCTCCGGCTCCAAGCGGAAGCACGGAGGCGACGCAGGCGCGTTGCCGGATATTGTGTAGGGACTAAAGACATAGCTAATTTATTTAAAACAGCTCTGTTGTAATGACCAGTCAGAATCCTATGGAATCGAAGATATCTACAAAAAACCCCTACCGTTCTGAACAAAAGGGCAGGGGTCTTTTGAGAGGTATTTCTAGGCGTCTATTACATCAAGCGTTCAAGCGCTGCTTTCAGCTTGGTGATTTCACCTGTGAAGTTATTCAGTCTTTCCCTGTTTTCTGCAACAACTTCGGCTTTTGCCCGTGCCACAAAATTGGGATTGCTAAGACGCTTTTCTGTCGCCGTCTTTTCCTTTTCAACGGCCTCAATCGCTTTTTTGAGTCGTCCCCGTTCGGCATCAAGATCAATGACTCCTTCCAAGGGAAGAACGAAAGTTGCCTCATCGACAACAATCTGTGCCGCCGCGCCTTTGGGCGCTGCTTCCTCATGGATAGACTCGATACGTGCCAGACGTTTGATGAAAGGATCAAAGCGTTCCAGATTATGCGCCGCCTTTTCAGGGATACCGTGGCTATGCAGCGGCACCTTTAAAGCGGGGGGCACATTTAATTCTGATCGGGTTGCCCGAATAGCGGTAATCAGGCGGATCAGCCAATCAATGTCATTTTGTGCGGTTTCATCGACCGACCAATTTTTATAATCCGGCCATGCCGCCACAATCAAATCATGATCGCGATCACCCAAGGCATGCCATAATTCTTCGGTGATGAAGGGCATAATCGGATGAAGCATAATCAAAATTTGGTCGATGACCCAGCCGAGCACCGCCAAGGTTTCCTGAAGCTCACCTTGATTCTGATCTTCGGTTGAAGTCAGGATCGGTTTGATCAGTTCCAGATACCAATCGCAGAAATCATTCCAGACGAAATGATACAGGCTGTTCGCCAATTCGTCATAGCGCATATCTTCGATATGCTGATCCAGTGCGCGGGCAACTTTGGCTGTTTCGGCAATGATCCAGCGGTTGGTTGTTAACGTTGCTTCTGGTGGCTGTTTCGACGTGTTGACGGCGCAGTTGTTATTCTGGGCAAAGCGGACAGCATTCCACAATTTGGTAGCGAAGTTACGATAGCCTTCAACCCGTTTTTCATCGAGCTTGATATCACGACCCTGACTTTCCATGGCGCAAAGCGTGAAGCGCAAGGCATCCGCGCCATATTTGTCAATCAGCCCCAGAGGATCAACGGTATTGCCCTTGGATTTCGACATTTTCGAGCCATCGGCAGCGCGCACCAAACCGTGAAGATACAGTTTCGGGAATGGGACATCCTTCATGAAATGCAGGCCTTGCATAATCATGCGGGCATCCCAGAAGAACAGAATATCAAAGCCAGAAATCAGTACGTCATTCGGGTAACGGCCTAGGGATTTTGGATCTGTATCCGGCCATCCCAAAGTGGCAAAAGGCCATAAAGCCGAAGAAAACCACGTATCCAGAACATCAGGATCGCGCCGGAGATTGACGCCTTGGCCTGCTTTTTCTTGGGCGGATTCTTCATTTTCGGCAACGATGGCCTGACCATCATCGGTATACCAGACCGGAATCTGATGCCCCCACCAAAGCTGACGCGAAATGCACCATGGCTGAATATTTTCGAGCCAATTATAATAGGTTTTCGTCCAGCTTTCGGGAATGATTTTAATCTTGCCAGAGCGAACCGCTTCTAAAGCCGGTTGTGCCAATTTTTCAGCATCAACATACCATTGATCGGTCAGCCAAGGTTCAATCGGAACACCTGAACGGTCGCCATAAGGGGCCTGAATAACGCGATCTTCGATTTTATCGAGCAGACCGAGCGCGTCGATTTTTTCGACGATAATCTGGCGGGCTTCGAAGCGGTCAAGGCCGATCAGTTCTTCTGGAACATCATTTTCAGCCGTCTGAATAACGCGGGCATGGCTATCCAACATATTCAGCATATCAGCCGGTTTAATACCCGCGCGTTTTCCAACTTCAAAATCGTTGAAGTCATGTCCCGGAGTGATTTTAACCGCCCCTGATCCTAATTCGGGATCCGCATGGATATCGGCAATAATCGGGATTAAACGGTTCGTAATCGGCAAGCGAATATTCTTGCCAATCAAGGCTTTGTAGCGATCGTCTTCAGGATTAACCGCGACCGCCATATCGGCAAGCATGGTTTCTGGACGGGTAGTGGCGACTATAATTTCGCCGGAGCCGTCTTCTAACGGATAGCGGAAATGCCAGAAATGGCCTTGGACTTCACGGTTTTCGACCTCAAGATCGGAAATAGCCGTTCCCAGATGAGGATCCCAATTGACCAACCGTTTATCACGGTAGATCAGGCCTTCATTATAAAGCGAAACGAAAACTTTGATAACGGCTTTCGAGAAGCCTTCATCCATAGTAAAGCGTTCATGCGCCCAGTCACAAGAGGCACCCAGACGACGAAGCTGGCGGGTGATCGTGCCGCCTGATTCGGCTTTCCATTCCCAGACCTTGTTGACAAAAGTCTCGCGATCCATGTCGGTGCGCTTCTGGCCAATCTTGGCTAAATTGCGCTCTACGACCATCTGGGTCGCAATACCGGCATGGTCGGTGCCAACGACCCACAAGGCATCTTTGCCTTTCAATCGGGCATGGCGAACAAGAATATCTTGTAATGTGTCATCAAGCGCATGGCCGATATGCAAGGAACCGGTCACGTTGGGCGGCGGAATGACCAGAGTGAAAGGATCAGCTCCCGGTCTTTCCGGATGGAATAAGCCTTCTTCTTCCCAATGGGTATACCAACGGGATTCTATCGCGGCAGGATCAAACGTCTTATCTATGGTCATAGGGGCTGTTTCTATCGCCTCCTTTCGGGGGATGCCAGTCGCAATATTACCTTTAATACGCTTTTTTAGAAGGATTCTTCCTTTCGAAAGGCGTATAGCCTGATCGTAAAGAGGACGGATAACCCGATTTCAGGGAAAAAGAATGTTTAGAAAACGCTCGAAAGATCTTTCACTCTCGCCCACCATTATATTGGTGATATCCGAGATTATCAGCTTTTTCCTGCTTTTTTGTACGGTTATTCTTGTCTGTTCGGTCGCTTCCCATGCCGCGACTCCCTCTATTCCTATCTATGATTATCAGATCGTCCACAGCTATCCCCATGATACCAAGGCCTTTACTGAAGGCTTCTTTTATCGGAACGGCTATTTCTATGAGAGCACCGGTTTGAATGGTCGCTCTTCTATTCGAAAAGTCGATATCGAAAGCGGCAAAACCCTCCAGCAAATAGAGCTTGGAAAACGCTATTTCGGTGAAGGGATTAGCGATTGGAAAGATAAAATTGTCGGCTTGACGTGGAAAAACGGATTGGGCTTTGTCTGGAATATCCGAAATCTTCGGCAAGTCAGAAGTTTTAACTATGATGGCGAAGGGTGGGGGCTGACGCATAATGATCAATATCTGATCATGAGTGATGGCACGCCGGTTTTGCGATTTCTTGACCCTGAAAGTTTGACCCCTGTCCGCACGATTACGGTGACAGCCCATGGCGAAGAACTGCCGGAATTAAACGAGTTGGAATGGGTCGATGGTGAAATCTTTGCTAATGTCTGGCAGACGAATAAAATCGTTCGGATTGACCCTGAAACGGGGAAGGTCACGGGAATTATTGATCTGAACGGTATATTGGCTGAAGCAGGGCCTTTGCCGTCACCTATTGATGTTTTGAATGGTATTGCCTGGGATAAAGAGCATCATCGGTTATTTGTAACCGGAAAATTATGGCCGAAAGTGTTTGAAATTACCCTGACCCAGCGTGTGGGCGGTCATAAGTAATGACTGCCCGTCAATAAGATGGTTCTTCGGTTGAAAGGCTTTTCTGATAGCCTGCTTGAATATCGCCAAACCCTGCCTGAAAAGTGGATTTTCAGGAGGCGATTATTTCAACAGACGAACGCTATTATGTAAAAAGCCGTAATCGGTTTGAAAATCAGAAATGCTGGCCAGTAATTCTGGAGATTTCGCGCGATACCATCGCTTCGACAATAGCAGGAAGGTTAGAATCCAACCATTCTTTCAGCATGGGGCGGAGCATATCTTTTACAAGATCTTCCAGCGTCAAATCCTGATGGGATGACTGGCTGACCATCATGGCAGACAGATTTTTCAAGGCCTGACGGCTGGCTTGTTCGGCTCTTTCTGACATCAAGCTGTCTTGCGATTTCGAAGCATTGCCGTTTAACGGAGTGTTATTTTCATTATAATCGCGGTGGTCGTTATTCATCTGCTGATCCTTCGACGGGCTAGAGGAAATAGGATCCGTTAACTCCAAAACACTGCTATCTGAGTCACGCCGACGCAGATCGTCGAAACGATCGCCTTCGGGAGACAAAGTTCGGCCATTGGGTTTACGATCACCATCGGCAATAATGCGTTTGATAGAAGCCAATATGTCTTCCATCGAAGGTTCAGGGCGCATATCAATCATGCTCACAATGTGCCTGTTTCTGTTTTTTTTGTCACGAATAGTTTTGTATAATTATATTAACGACCCTATCACTGTGATATTTTAGCCTGAAATGGCCTTTTACAAGAAGGGTTCTTGATCTGGTTATCTTGAAAACGGATCACTTGAGCCGAATTCTTGGGCAAGAATACACCATAAAATCCTGATGTTTCAACTGGATTAGGGGTGTTGTCTTTATAATCAATCAGAAATATTCAGATTTTTTATAATAAAATCGGTTTTTATATGATTATTTTATCCATTCTGTCTGGCTTCTATCAATAGCCTGTTGTGTGGCTTTGTCGGGCTTCCTACATTCTTGGAAAAGAGCAGGAGATTATATGGGCATCCACGCTTCCGGTCACAGAGGTTCTGCTGCTTCTGATTCGCATGAAGCTTCTTTCCATCAAAAAACAGCCGAGGAACTTTTTTCACGAGATCAAGCAATGCTGCTTCGCTTTTTAGCAAGGCGCAATCGTTTGCTGGCAACATGGGCGGCTGAGATGATGCATCTTACCCCCGAAGAAGCCGATCCCTATACCAAAGGTTTTGTCGGTGCCGGTTTTGAAGAGATGGATGAAGAGAGCATCCTTTCCCGATTGATGGGGGATCTTTTATCGGCGCAGGTCGAGATAGAAGAAAGCCAAATTCGGGCGATGCTGGATCAGAAATCGGTCGAAGCCAAGCGTCAATTATTGGGAGTTGTGTAGCATCATGGCGATGACTATCGAAGAAATTGAACAATATATTATAAAAGCGGTTCCTGATGCTGATATTGAAGTCGTCGATTTGAACGGGAATGGCGATCATTTCAGTGCCATTGTGACAGCGGCTTCTTTTAAGGGATTATCGCGTTTGGCACAGCATCGCCGCGTTTATGATGCCTTTGGCGGGCGCATGGGGGAAGAGCTGCACGCTTTAAAGCTGACGACCCGTATTCCTGAATAAGATCATCTTTAATTTAGAAATTTACCCTCTACATAAGGAATATTGTTTATGGCCGATACGATTAACGACCGGATCAAAGAAATTCTGGAAAAAAGTCCGGTAGTGCTGTTCATGAAAGGCACCCCGCTTTTTCCTCAATGTGGCTTTTCCAATCAGATCGTCTCTATTCTGAATGCGGTTGGCATTGAATATGATTCCGTCGATGTTTTACAAGATCCAGAAATCAGACAAGGCATTAAGGTTTATTCTGATTGGCCGACTTTCCCGCAGCTTTATGTCAAAGGTGAACTGGTCGGCGGCTGTGACATCGTTACCGAAATGTATCAAAGCGGCGAATTGGCTGAATTGATGCAGAAAGAAAATATCGCCCGCAAAAATTAAGCGACAGGCGAATAACTGGGAATAGTATATCGTCTATGGAAAATTTTCCGAAAAAGCGTGTCTGGTTTTTGATCGCCATTCTGCTTTTTCTAGGGATGATCCTTTTCACGATCAGGACGGGGAAAAGCCATTTTTGGGATTTATATCCCCGTCCTTCTTTGGAAAGCATTACCCGCAGTAGCCTGCAATCCGTCCGAGAAGAAAACCGGTTAACGGTTTTTATGGCGCGTTATGTCGCTGTTTCCACGGCGAGTGAACAGCATTTTGGCTTATCAGCGAGAAAAACGCTGATTATGCCGGGCAACGTCCGCTATGAAGTCAATCTGGCGGCTCTAACTCCGAAAGATTTACATTGGGATAATGACCGTCATCTTTTGACGGTAGATTTGCCCCCGCTGGAAATTAGCCAACCCGAAGTTGATATGGCCGCCGTCCGCGAATATGACTCCGGCGGCGTGCTTATGGCACTGACGGATGCTGAACAACAGCTTGATTCAGCCAACCGAAAAGCTGCTATAGAAGATTTATCACGACAGGCTAGGAATAATCTGTCAATGAAGCTGGCAAATGAAGCGGCATGCCGCGCGGTTGAGAGAGCCTTTTCAATGCCTCTTAAATCAGTCGGTGTTACTGCAAATGTTGAAGTCCGCTTTCGGAATTAAGGAGTATATCGGGAATGAATGCGCCGTTGGATAATTTGGTTCAGACCGATTGGGTGCAAGAGATCAAGCGTCTGAAAAAAGAACGCAATGCTGTTATTTTGGCGCATTATTATCAGACGCCCGAAATTCAGGATATTGCCGATTTTATCGGTGACAGTCTCGATCTTTCCCGTAAGGCGGCTGAAACAGATGCGGATGTTATCGTTTTTTGCGGCGTTCGTTTTATGGCAGAAGTCGCAAAAATCCTATCACCTGAAAAAACAGTTTTGGTTCCTGATATGGAAGCCGGATGTTCCCTTGAAGATAGCTGCCCACCGGAAGAGTTGGCGGCTTTCCGTAAAGCCCATCCTGACCATATCGCATTGACCTATATCAACTGTTCGGCTGAGGTGAAGGCTTTATCAGATATTATCGTTACCTCGTCATCAGCCGAAAAGATTTTATCACAGATCCCCGAAAGTCAGCCGATCATCTTTGCGCCTGATCGCAATTTGGGTGCATGGTTAAACCGGAAAACCGGACGGGATATGTTGTTGTGGCCGGGATCCTGTATTGTTCACGAGAATTTTTCAGAAACCGAATTATTAAAGCTGAAACAACTTCATCCTAATGCCCCGATTGCTGCCCATCCTGAATGTCCGGCGGCCATTTTGGATCATGCCGATGTCGTCGGCTCTACCCGCGCTATTTTAGAATTTGCGCTGAAATCGGATTCAGATACCATTATTGTTGCCACTGAACCGCATATTATCCACCAGATGGAAAAATCGGCACCGCATAAGACCTTTATCGGCGCGCCGGGTATGGATGGTAACTGTAATTGTAATATGTGCCCCTATATGGCGCTGAATACGATGGAAAAGCTCTATCTGGCTTTGAAAAACAAGGCACCAGAAGTCACGCTGGACGAAAAAACGCGTTTGGCCGCGAAAAAACCGCTGGATAAAATGCTGGAAATGGCAGCTTCAACCGTCGGCGCGGGTGATCTGGGCGCGATGGCTTCTGCTCAATAGCGATGTGAAGGGCTTTATTTGATGCAGGATAATCCACAGCAGACAACAGGTCATCCACCACGTTCGGCTTTTCATCAAACCACCCCATGGCAAAATGATAAGCAGGCCAAAGCCCCTTCATGGGCAAAGAATATCAACCTGCCAACAACTTCGGTGCTTGATATCGATGGTTTTGATGCGGAAGCCTTTATTCGTTCGACCTTGGCCGAGGATCTGGGTGAGGCGGGCGATATAACGGCAATGGCGGTTATTCCCGAAGAGGCCGTCTTTTCGGGGGTTATGGCCAGCCGTGAGCCGATGGTTATTGCTGGATTACCCTTGGCCGCTGCATTTTTTAAAGCCCTTGATCCTTTGGCTGAAATTGAAATTTTAGCCAAGGATGGTACCTATCTGCCAGCAGGGCAGACCCTTTTGAAAATAAAAGGGAAGGCGCGGGCTTTATTGGAATGTGAAAGATCTGCTCTTAATCTTTGCCAGCATCTTTCCGGTATTGCGACTATGACCCGCGATTATGTCGAGGCCATTAAAGGCACCGGCACCATTTTACTGGATACGCGCAAAACCATTCCCGGATTACGTCTGCTTGAAAAATACGCCACTCGCATGGGGGGCGCGCAAAATCACCGCATGGGTCTGGATGACGGCGCGATGATTAAGGATAATCACATCGCCGTTGCCGGAAGTGTTGCTTTGGCTGTCCGTCGTGCGGTTGAAGCCGCTATTCCTTATATCATTGTTGAAATTGATACTTTGGAACAGATACCGCCTGCTTTGGAAGAGGGGGCAACCCATCTGTTGCTGGATAACATGAATCCTGAGACACTTGAGAAGGCTATCTCCCTAGTTCAGGGACGAGTTCCGACCGAGTCATCCGGCGGCGTTAATCTGGATAACATCCGGTCGCGAGCAGAAACGGGAGTTACCTATATTTCCGTCGGTCGTTTAACCCAGTCTGCCCCCGCGGTTGATATCGGTTTGGATTTCTCCCTTTTGCCGTCAGCTTGATCGCGCGTTTTTTATTGTCAGAAGCCGATGATGCGGTATTTAGTCTTTGGTTTTCAGTTTTCATAGCCGATGTTTCCTGCCGGCTATTTCAGGAAAAATCAGTGAAAAATACCTTCAGCCTTCTTCGAAAAATAATTTTAGCTGGCTGTTTATTGGGCAGCTATGGCAGTCATGCTTGGGGGCGACCTTCCAAAATAATAGCGCCTGCTCATAGTGATATTGTTACCGAAGCGTCTGACAAATCTGATAAATATGAGGCCGATATTGCAGGTTATACATTGGCACTGCAATGGTCACCGGAATATTGTCGCGGTAAAACCACCCACGCCGCCGATGCGTATCAATGTGGGACAGGGCGCTTTTTCAGTTTTGTTTCCGATGGGTTATGGGGCGTTGATGCCGCGGGGAAGCGGTTGCAATATTGTAAGGAAGCGACGGCCTTACCGCTTGCCACGATTGATAAAATGGCTGATGTCACGCCTTCGGCGCAGTTAGTGCAGCAGCAATGGACAAAATACGGCGCATGTACGGCCTCTAAGGCCGAAGATTATTTCTCCCGCATATCAACGCTTTTTCGGAAAATTCATTTTCCAGATATGAATAGATTATCCAGCGATCCTGATCTGACGATTGCCAAGCTGAAAGATGCCTTTGTTGAGGCTAACCGTCATTTAGATAGCAAGGCTATAAAAGTAGTGGTTAACCACAAAAATTGGCTTACCGGCATTCGGTTATGCTATAATGCCGACTTCAAATTTCAGAATTGTCTTGCGGATAGTGTCACACCGCCTGCGGATACCAAAATAAAAGTGAAGCCCGGTTTCCAATTGCGGCCTGTTTTTGGATGAGTCATGTTAAAGCCTGTTCTTTGGAAATGAAGGCTAATCAAAAGGCCTTTGCTGAAAAAGTCGATATTACTACTTTATGGCCTGAACATAGTCGTATCCGCGTGGTGGAAGAAACAGAATCCACCAATAGCGATATGCGGCTTTTAGCCGATCAAGGCCTTCCCGAGGGTTTTTGGTTGCTGGCCAATAAACAGACAAAAGGGCGGGGGCGCCAAGGTCGCAAATGGCAATTACCCGAAGGTAATCTGGCTATTAGCGGTTTGGTTCGGATCAGAGAAACCGATACTTCCCTGTCTGGCCTCGCTTTTGTTGCGGCTTTGGCGCTATATCAGGCAGCTAGTCTTTTTGTGAAAGCGGATTGGCTTTCTTTGAAATGGCCGAATGATTTGATGTTGAAAGGCGCAAAATGCGCGGGAATTTTGATCGAAGGTCATCAGGATGCGATGATTTTCGGTTTTGGTGTTAATCTGAAACAGGCTGTTAAGCTGGATAGGCCGACAGCGGCTTTGGCTGATTTTGCGGATAAGATACCAGAAAAAAAGGCTTTTTCTGAAGCCTTAGTCGCTTCTTTTGCTGATTGGCTGGATATCTGGCGTAAACAGGGTATTGAAATTATTCATGATAACTGGTTGAAAAGAGCACATAATATTCATACTCCGCTTACTATCCACAAGGAAAACGGTGAATTGCTTTCCGGATATTTTGCGGGTCTTGATCCCGACGGCGCTCTAAAGTTACGTTTACAAAATGATCGGATATGTCTGTTTCATAGCGGAGATGTTTTGTTAGCTAGGTCATAAAATGTTTTCTTTGTTCAGGAATTGATACATGCTGCTCGCTATTGATGCCGGCAATACAAATATAGTTTTTGCGTTGGTCGATGGGCGGGAAATTCGGGCGCGATGGCGGATTGCTACAGAAGGTCGGCGGACAGCAGATGAATATGCCGTTTGGCTAGTACAGCTAATGGCTATCGGAGGATTTACACGCGAAGAAATTGATAGTGTCGTTATTTGCACCGTGGTTCCGCGGACGTTACATAATCTTGAGGTTTTATCGGCCAAATATTTCGGGGTGAAAGCCTTGATTGCCGGAACACCGCCTTTGGATTGGGGGATTGATATTGATGTTATCAGTCCTGAAACGGTGGGCGCGGATCGGTTGGTTAATGCGTTGGCCGCGCATCACCTTCATTCCGGCCATAAAATAGCGATTGATTTCGGAACCGCGACAACTTTTGACTGGGTGGATGAAAAAGGGGCTTATCGTGGAGGGATTATTGCCCCGGGTATTAACCTGTCCTTGGATGCCTTGGTCGGAAAAGCGGCTCGCTTGCCGCGTATTGCGATCGAGATACCAAAAACGGACAGTGTAATCGGCCGTAGCACCGAAGAAAGTATGCATAGCGGTATCTATTGGGGATATATCGCTATGATTGAAGGCTTAACCGAGAGGATGAAACAGGAAATAGGACAGCCTGTTACTGTGATCGCGACCGGTGGTCTGGCCTCTCTCTTTGCGGTCCATACGTCTGTTTTTGACGTGATCGAGCCTGATTTGACTAT
Encoded here:
- a CDS encoding type III pantothenate kinase, translated to MLLAIDAGNTNIVFALVDGREIRARWRIATEGRRTADEYAVWLVQLMAIGGFTREEIDSVVICTVVPRTLHNLEVLSAKYFGVKALIAGTPPLDWGIDIDVISPETVGADRLVNALAAHHLHSGHKIAIDFGTATTFDWVDEKGAYRGGIIAPGINLSLDALVGKAARLPRIAIEIPKTDSVIGRSTEESMHSGIYWGYIAMIEGLTERMKQEIGQPVTVIATGGLASLFAVHTSVFDVIEPDLTIRGMALLYEQKAPTKFTAHSGGFAADFSPL